A portion of the Symphalangus syndactylus isolate Jambi chromosome 13, NHGRI_mSymSyn1-v2.1_pri, whole genome shotgun sequence genome contains these proteins:
- the RNF34 gene encoding E3 ubiquitin-protein ligase RNF34 isoform X6, with translation MKGELMDGDQTSRSGMLAQVQSEITSANTEDDDDDDDEDDDDEEENAEDQNPGLSKERVRASLSDLSSLDDVEGMSVRQLKEILARNFVNYSGCCEKWELVEKVNRLYKENEENQKSYGERLQLQDEEDDSLCRICMDAVIDCVLLECGHMVTCTKCGKRMSECPICRQYVVRAVHVFKS, from the exons GGAGAGCTTATGGATGGAGACCAGACATCCAGATCTGGAATGCTGGCACAG GTACAAAGTGAAATCACTTCAGCAAACACAGAAGATGATGATGACGacgatgatgaggatgatgatgacgAAGAAGAAAACGCGGAGGATCAG AACCCCGGGCTCTCCAAGGAGAGAGTGAGAGCTTCGCTGTCTGACTTGTCAAGCCTTGATGATGTGGAAGGGATGAGCGTGCGCCAGCTGAAGGAAATTCTGGCTCGGAATTTTGTCAACTATTCTGGCTGTTGTGAAAAATGGGAACTGGTAGAGAAAGTAAACCGGTTAtacaaagagaatgaagaaaaccaAAAGTCCT ATGGCGAGCGGCTGCAGCTGCAGGATGAGGAAGACGACAGCCTGTGTCGCATCTGCATGGATGCCGTCATCGACTGTGTCCTACTGGAGTGTGGGCACATGGTTACCTGCACCAAGTGCGGCAAGCGCATGAGTGAGTGTCCCATCTGCCGGCAGTATGTGGTGCGAGCCGTGCACGTGTTCAAGTCCTGA